TTTCCACATTGAAGCGCCCTGGACGGTCTTTTTCTGTTACTCGGTAGCCAAAAGCAGTCACCCGATGTTTTAGGGGAAGACAACTGACGATATATTCTTCATCTTCATACACTATCCCTGGTTGTACGGCGTGAACTTGGACGGGGTAAGAAAAATGAGTGGAAGAGTATTGTCTAGAAGCACGCAGGTATTCATTAAGACCAGCAGGGCCGTAGATATCCATGCGTTGAGTATTGCCAGCCAAACCACAGCTTGCCAAAAGACCCATTAAGCCGAAGATATGGTCTCCGTGCATATGGGTGATAAAAATGCGGTCTAGTTGACCCATTTTCAGGTCACTCCGCAAGAGTTGGTGTTGGGTGCCTTCGCCGCAGTCAAATAGCCAGAATTTTCCCCTCTGGGGTAGACGGAGAGCCACGCTGGAAACGTTGCGCGATCGCGTTGGCACACCTGAGCTTGTCCCTAAAAAAGTAATCTGCATTCTGTTCTAGACAACGATCACAAAGTCTGAAAATAATCCAACTATAACTATCAGCATACAATTTCAAAACAATGGGTGACACTGAAGTGGCAAACGTGATAAATATATCTACTTTATAGAAGATGTACCCGGTTGCATATACCGAACCAAGCGGATATGCTCTGGGGTGTTTTGAATTAAAGACTTTATTGTTGCTCTCAATGCGGCTCAGGTTTAACGATCGCCATAACTAGAACGACCTTTATGTATAGTGTGAGGAAATTTCTCAGATGATAACTCAACGTCTCCAATTGCTCTTTCAAAGACTACTCCATCCTTCTTCATCCGGACTGACTATCTTATTGTGGATTGCCCTAGTTGCCCCTGCTCAAGCTGCAATGGAATTGCGCGTAGCAATTCAACAAGGTGTTAGCAAGATTACCATAGGCAGTTCTACCAAAGCTGTAATCCGCGACGGTGCTGGTCGAGTTGTGGGAGAAATGGCACCAATGGATGGCAAAGAAGCCCGTTCATCTGGCGGTAGCGTGGCGATGGATGGACGAAAAGCCACGGATCTATTGATTGAGCCGACCAGTGGCGGATATGTTTGGATAGGCGATCGCTGGTATCGGGGTCGCGCCCGCATCGTTCCCTCAGGCAAAGGACTCACCGCCGTTAACCAAGTCGATTTAGAACAATATCTCTACAGCGTCTTAGGGGCAGAAATGGGTGGCAACTGGCCTTTGGAAGCGCTGAAGGCGCAAGCTGTCGCCGCCCGCACCTACGCCCTTTATAAACGCCAAACTTCAGGCAATGGCGTTTACGATCTTGGCGATACCCAAAGTTCCCAAGTTTACAAAGGTCTTGATACCGAAACTACAGGGACGCACCAAGCTGTAAATGCCACAGCAGGGCAAGTGCTGACTTACAACAACCAGCTGATTCTCGCCGTCTTCCATTCCTCCTCTGGAGGACACACGGAAAATGTGGAAAATGTTTGGACACAACCGCTTCCGTATCTGCGCGGTGTCGCCGACTACGACCAGGGAGCGCCACCCTACCAGTGGCAGAAAACTTTCTCCAAGAGCGAACTCAGTCGCCTTCTCGGTGTGAGCAATATCAAAACCTTAGTCCCAGAGCGCACAACGCCTACGGGACGCATAATGACTATGAAAGTAGTTGGTAATGGGAGTACGCGGCGGATGAGCGGCAGTCAGTTGCGTAGCGCATTGGGACTGAAGAGTACCTGGTTCACTGTTAGTTCTTCCTCAACAGGTTTTCAGATCAATGGTCGCGGTTTCGGTCATGGTCTTGGTTTGAGCCAGTGGGGAGCTCATAATTTAGCTCAGCAGGGAGTAAACTATCAGCAAATTTTGGGACACTATTATCAGAACACCGCCCTTACTAGCCTTCAGGTTAAGTAAAAGTTAGGACGTGATGCAACTCAAAGAATCGCTGTGCAAAAGTGGGTATACATCTTTGTTTGATTTGACTACAGCAATTCAAGGGTTGGGTGCGATACATCTGTAGGGACATGGCAATGCCATGTCCCTAACCTTGGTAGCTCTAACGTCAGAACCGCGATATATTCCACTCAACTGAGAAACCCTATACTTTGTGGACGATCTCCGACTGCAAAGCGTCAACGGAAAAGACTTGCGAGACAAAAAAAAGAAATCCCTCCTCTCTATGAATTCTCTAATCAACTAGGAGAGGAGGGTTGGGAAGTAGTGGGTTTGAATTACACCCCCTGTTGTGAATACGGGTTCTTATTCAGACACCCAAAAGAATTGTTATGAACCGCCTTGATTGAGGCGGCGCTGCCATTCTGCATCAATTTTGTCAGATTGCTCGATTTCCTGTTCTATCAAGTCGTTTTCTGTGGTGTAAGCTAAATCATCGCGACCGAGGACAGTTTTAGCAGCAAACTGTTGGGCATAGATGATTTTTTTCTGCAAGGCAGAATTGGCTTGATTTAACAAGATGGCACGATCTTGCCGCTTTTGATTCCTGCTTTCTACCCTTTTATTTTTGAATTGAATCCAGAAATAGCGAATTAAGGGGATTGCTAAGAAAGCTGTGCCGTAGCCTAATAAAATCCAGTAAATCGACTGTACGAAGGCGATCAATCCGCCGGATTGTGCTAACTGCACTCCAACCTCACCCCGCAATAGGGAACCCAGAACTAAAGCACCGACAATATTCACCGCACCTAGTCCAGCTGAGAGCATATTCTGTCCGCTAGTGGCTTGACTAAAGCGCCAAGGACGCTCTCGCAGATAAGCACCGACTGCTTCGGAATTTCGCTCTTGGGCTGTAATTTGCAAGTCTGGGAAGTGATAAACTATGTCTCCGTCAGGGCTGACTTCCGGTTTCCCGTTGAATTTGGTTAGCACTGGCAGCATATAGTCTTCGTATTCTTTAGCCCATCCTGAGCCAGTTTCGTCGAGATAGGGGGCGATTTGTTCTGCTGTTACAGCACCGCCGTTGTTGCGAATTACGGTAGCGATCGCACTCCAGCGACGTTCTTCTAAATCGGCGTTAGGATTACCATCGCCAAACAGAAACGAGAAGACACCTTCTAGGAAGTTCATCTGTTTCTTTTCTGGAGATGCTACCCGCCGCCGTTCATAGCGATCGCCATAGTCTGGATAGAAAAACCACCAGATGTCTGGCCCAAACCAGAAGCGAGGCATGAAGATCATACCGCCGCCCCCGGAGTCATGGCTACCAGAATC
This genomic stretch from Funiculus sociatus GB2-C1 harbors:
- a CDS encoding SpoIID/LytB domain-containing protein, with amino-acid sequence MITQRLQLLFQRLLHPSSSGLTILLWIALVAPAQAAMELRVAIQQGVSKITIGSSTKAVIRDGAGRVVGEMAPMDGKEARSSGGSVAMDGRKATDLLIEPTSGGYVWIGDRWYRGRARIVPSGKGLTAVNQVDLEQYLYSVLGAEMGGNWPLEALKAQAVAARTYALYKRQTSGNGVYDLGDTQSSQVYKGLDTETTGTHQAVNATAGQVLTYNNQLILAVFHSSSGGHTENVENVWTQPLPYLRGVADYDQGAPPYQWQKTFSKSELSRLLGVSNIKTLVPERTTPTGRIMTMKVVGNGSTRRMSGSQLRSALGLKSTWFTVSSSSTGFQINGRGFGHGLGLSQWGAHNLAQQGVNYQQILGHYYQNTALTSLQVK
- a CDS encoding ribonuclease Z, whose protein sequence is MQITFLGTSSGVPTRSRNVSSVALRLPQRGKFWLFDCGEGTQHQLLRSDLKMGQLDRIFITHMHGDHIFGLMGLLASCGLAGNTQRMDIYGPAGLNEYLRASRQYSSTHFSYPVQVHAVQPGIVYEDEEYIVSCLPLKHRVTAFGYRVTEKDRPGRFNVEKAAQMGIPPGRVYGQLKRGETVTLLDGRQISGTDLCGETEIGRKIVYCTDTVYCDEAVELSRDADVLIHEATFAHQDAQLAFDRLHSTSTMAAQVAYAAGVNQLIMTHFSPRYAPGNAIVLDDLLTEARAIFPNTKLAYDFMTYEVQRNRN